The following are encoded together in the Perca fluviatilis chromosome 23, GENO_Pfluv_1.0, whole genome shotgun sequence genome:
- the ints13 gene encoding LOW QUALITY PROTEIN: integrator complex subunit 13 (The sequence of the model RefSeq protein was modified relative to this genomic sequence to represent the inferred CDS: substituted 1 base at 1 genomic stop codon) encodes MKMFSVSHKTVFVVDHCPYMAESSRQQVECDVLTKSRGQGVIPLAPVSKSLWTCAVECSMEYCRILYDVYPLHKLINYIVSDSEFHILNSWRQEDQSTHELMSALAAVGPPNPREDPECCSILHGLVAAVESLCKITELQHERRTTLMDTAERVANRGRIICLTNAKSDTHVRMLEDCIQETILEQNKLAAGSDRLMAIQQCDLVLIHIHPQGDDALVSDRPKKEISPLLTSEVHSVRAGRHLATKLNILVQQHFDLASTTITNIPMKEEQHANTSANYDVELLHHRDAHLEFFKSGKYXPNCDMVVSTHGRGSGLKDTITLKWCTPRTNSIELHYCTGAYRISPTDVNSRPSSCLTNFLLNGRSVLLEQPRKSGSKVISHMLSSHGGEIFLHVLNSNRSTLEDPPSISEGCGGRVTDYRITDFGEFMRENRLMPVSESSHDPSGKLPAERAKAQLERHTRYWPMIISQTTIFNMQAVVPLANLIVKETLSEEDVLTCQKTVYNLVDMERKNDPLPISTVGSRGKGPKRDEQYRIMWNELETLVKTHAGATDRHQRVLDCIIACRSKPPEEEERKKRGRKREEREDKTEKNGSKDTDDKSWQESERLKGLLDKEEQESEVIKDSPDSPEPLNKKPRLCTEEVQPPERAKGPVSLLTMWSNRITVANSRKHQEFVGRVSSVNNKFELYQQLKDENGMDVHENGKASR; translated from the exons ATGAAGATGTTCTCAGTGTCTCACAAGACCGTTTTTGTGGTGGACCACTGTCCCTACATGGCAGAGTCAAGTCGTCAGCAGGTGGAGTGCGATGTGCTGACGAAGAGTCGAGGTCAAGGGGTTATTCCTTTGGCCCCTGTGTCAAAGTCCCTGTGGACCTGTGCTGTGGAGTGTTCCATGGAGTACTGCCGGATCCTCTACGATGTTTATCCACTGCACAAACTT attaATTACATCGTGAGTGATTCAGAGTTCCACATCTTGAATAGCTGGAGGCAGGAAGACCAGAGCACTCATGAG CTCATGTCCGCTCTGGCAGCTGTTGGGCCACCAAACCCGCGTGAGGACCCCGAGTGTTGCAGCATCCTGCACGGGCTGGTTGCTGCCGTGGAGTCGTTATGCAAGATCACAGAGCTGCAGCACGAGAGGCGCACCACTCTGATGGACACAGCTGAGAGAGTTGCCAATAGGGGTCGTATTATCTGCCTAACCAATGCTAAAAG TGATACTCATGTGCGCATGTTGGAAGACTGCATTCAAGAAACTATTTTAGAACAAAACAAGCTGGCAGCAGGCTCAGACAG GCTGATGGCCATCCAGCAGTGTGACCTGGTTCTAATTCACATCCACCCACAGGGTGATGACGCGCTGGTGTCTGACCGACCAAAGAAAGAG ATCTCCCCCCTGCTCACCAGCGAGGTTCACAGTGTTCGTGCAGGGCGGCACCTGGCCACCAAACTCAACATCCTGGTCCAGCAGCACTTTGACTTGGCTTCCACCACAATAACAAACATCCCCATGAAG GAAGAGCAGCACGCCAACACGTCGGCCAATTATGACGTTGAGCTCCTGCATCACAGAGACGCCCACCTGGAGTTCTTTAAAAGCGGCAAGTACT GACCGAATTGTGACATGGTCGTATCGACGCACGGTCGAGGAAGTGGACTGAAAGACACGATTACACTGAAATGGTGCACTCCACGAACCAACAGCATAG AGCTGCATTACTGCACAGGAGCCTATCGCATCTCCCCCACAGACGTAAACAGTCGTCCCTCATCATGTTTAACAAACTTTCTCCTCAACG GTCGATCGGTGCTGCTGGAGCAGCCGAGGAAgtcagggtcaaaggtcatcAGCCACATGCTCAGCAGCCACGGAGGCGAGATCTTCCTGCACGTGCTCAACAGCAACCGCTCCACCCTGGAGGACCCGCCCTCCATCAGCGAGGGCTGTGGGGGCCGAGTGACAGACTACCGCATCACT gaTTTTGGTGAATTTATGAGGGAGAACCGGCTCATGCCTGTTTCAGAGTCTTCCCATGATCCCTCTGGGAAACTACCAGCTGAGAGGGCCAAAGCTCAGCTGGAACGCCACACTCGATACTGGCCAATGATCATCTCCCAGACCACCATCTTCAACATGCAGGCA GTGGTTCCATTAGCTAACCTGATAGTGAAAGAGACTTTGTCTGAGGAGGACGTTCTGACCTGCCAGAAGACGGTTTACAACCTGGTAGACATGGAGAGAAAGAACGACCCTCTCCCTATTTCCACCGTGGGATCCAGAGGCAAAGGCCCCAAGAG AGATGAACAGTATCGTATAATGTGGAACGAGCTGGAGACATTGGTGAAAACTCACGCCGGAGCCACGGACAGACACCAGCGGGTATTGGACTGCATCATCGCCTGTCGCAGCAAACCccccgaggaggaggagaggaagaagagagggaggaagagggaggagagggaagacAAGACAGAGAAAAATGGCAGCAAGGACACAGACGACAAAAGCTGGCAGGAGTCGGAGAG ACTAAAGGGTTTGCTGGATAAAGAAGAGCAGGAGTCTGAGGTGATCAAGGATTCCCCGGACTCTCCAGAGCCACTCAACAAGAAGCCGCGCCTGTGCACGGAGGAGGTTCAGCCTCCAGAGAGAGCAAAAG GTCCTGTCTCGCTCCTCACCATGTGGAGCAATCGCATCACTGTAGCCAATTCCAGGAAGCACCAAGAGTTTGTTGGAAGAGTGAGCTCCGTCAACAACAAGTTTGAGTTGTACCAGCAGCTCAAAGACGagaatgg GATGGATGTTCACGAAAATGGCAAGGCCTCCAGATGA